Proteins encoded in a region of the Buchnera aphidicola (Thelaxes suberi) genome:
- the dusA gene encoding tRNA dihydrouridine(20/20a) synthase DusA: protein MKKLNYRFCVAPMLHYTDESCRFFYRLLTKKTILFTEMIVSKKLLYSKKTILRLEEKNYNTVVQIAGNNRKELSLSSKILTSIGYENINLNLGCPSISAQKGLFGACLMNYIPIVIDAINAIEDTIQKPISIKIRIGTNHYHNYNFLHNFISNILNKTNCKTFFIHARKAVLNNLSPKKNLKIPPIQYEYVYQIKKDFPTSTVIINGEINSIEESIYHLKKTDGVMIGRKIYQNPLLLSEIDQKIFGFKRKKYSLQSIINQYVINQTKKNISVTKILRPILGIFYNSAKSNLWKKLLNKCINEKKIHLDMLNSVFL from the coding sequence ATGAAAAAACTAAACTATCGATTTTGTGTGGCTCCAATGCTACATTATACAGATGAATCCTGTCGTTTTTTTTATAGACTATTAACAAAAAAAACAATTTTATTTACTGAAATGATTGTATCTAAAAAATTATTATATTCTAAAAAAACGATATTAAGATTAGAAGAAAAAAATTATAATACTGTTGTACAAATAGCAGGAAATAATAGAAAAGAACTTTCACTATCTAGCAAAATACTGACATCAATAGGGTATGAAAATATTAATTTAAATCTAGGATGTCCTTCTATATCAGCTCAAAAAGGTTTATTTGGAGCATGTTTAATGAATTATATACCAATAGTAATCGATGCAATTAATGCTATTGAAGACACTATTCAAAAACCTATTAGTATTAAAATCCGAATTGGAACTAATCATTATCATAATTATAATTTTTTGCATAATTTTATATCTAATATATTAAATAAAACCAACTGTAAAACATTTTTTATACATGCAAGAAAAGCAGTTCTAAATAATTTATCTCCTAAAAAAAATCTAAAAATTCCCCCTATACAGTATGAATATGTCTATCAAATAAAAAAAGATTTTCCTACTTCAACTGTAATAATTAATGGAGAAATAAATTCAATAGAAGAATCAATTTATCATTTAAAAAAAACAGATGGCGTTATGATTGGAAGAAAAATTTACCAAAACCCACTTTTATTATCAGAAATTGATCAAAAAATATTTGGATTTAAAAGAAAAAAATATAGCCTGCAATCAATAATAAATCAATATGTGATAAACCAAACAAAAAAAAACATTTCTGTAACAAAAATTTTACGCCCAATATTAGGAATTTTTTATAATTCAGCAAAATCTAATTTATGGAAAAAATTATTAAATAAATGTATTAATGAAAAAAAAATTCATTTAGATATGTTAAATTCTGTATTTTTATAA
- the dnaB gene encoding replicative DNA helicase — MKNKTILNKIYDNQIHKLKLPPHSIEAEQSVLGGLMLDNEQWGIVSERIVSDDFFNKSHQIIFQEMQYLIDLGHPIDLITLAESLEQKGKLETIGRFSYLAELSKNTPSTENISAYADIVKERAIVREMILVANKIADAGYDPKGRNSEELLDYAESSVFKIAEKRFNLNSGPKNISQILENTIAKVEKLFNSPINEVTGINTGYQDLNRKTSGLQPSEFIIIAARPSMGKTTFAMNLCENIAMTYEKPVLIFSLEMPGEQIMIRMLASLSRVNQSNIRTGKLQDEDWSRISSTINILLKKKNVYIDDSSALTPSEVRSRARRIYREHNGLSLIMIDYLQLMRVPSFSENRTLEIAEISRTLKSLAKELQVPVIALSQLNRSLEQRSDKRPLNSDLRESGSLEQDADLIMFIYRDEVYNEETDLKGIAEIIIGKQRNGPVGTIKLTFNGHWSRFDNYAEPNY, encoded by the coding sequence ATGAAAAATAAAACAATATTGAATAAAATATACGATAACCAAATTCATAAATTAAAATTACCTCCTCATTCTATAGAAGCTGAACAATCTGTATTAGGAGGATTAATGTTAGATAATGAACAATGGGGTATTGTTTCAGAACGCATAGTTTCAGATGATTTTTTTAATAAATCTCATCAAATAATATTTCAAGAAATGCAATACTTAATAGATTTAGGACATCCTATTGATTTAATTACATTAGCAGAATCTTTAGAACAAAAAGGAAAATTAGAAACTATCGGTAGGTTTTCTTATTTAGCTGAATTATCTAAAAATACGCCTAGTACTGAAAACATATCTGCTTATGCTGATATAGTAAAAGAACGCGCAATAGTTAGAGAAATGATTTTAGTTGCAAATAAAATTGCTGATGCCGGATACGATCCTAAAGGAAGAAATAGCGAAGAATTATTAGATTATGCAGAATCAAGCGTTTTTAAAATAGCTGAAAAAAGATTTAATCTTAATTCTGGTCCTAAAAATATTTCACAAATTTTAGAAAATACTATAGCTAAAGTTGAAAAACTTTTTAATTCTCCTATAAACGAAGTGACAGGAATTAATACAGGATACCAAGATTTAAATAGAAAAACATCTGGATTACAACCATCTGAATTTATTATAATTGCTGCTCGACCTTCAATGGGAAAAACTACTTTTGCTATGAATTTATGCGAAAATATTGCAATGACTTACGAAAAACCTGTTTTAATATTTAGCTTAGAAATGCCAGGAGAACAAATTATGATACGAATGCTAGCTTCTTTATCTAGAGTAAATCAATCTAATATTCGTACTGGCAAACTACAAGATGAAGATTGGTCCCGTATTTCAAGTACAATAAATATTTTATTAAAAAAGAAGAATGTTTATATTGATGATTCATCTGCGTTAACACCAAGCGAAGTAAGATCAAGAGCAAGACGTATTTATCGTGAACATAATGGTTTGAGTTTAATAATGATTGATTATTTACAACTAATGCGAGTTCCTTCTTTTTCTGAAAATAGAACTTTAGAAATAGCAGAGATATCACGTACGTTAAAATCGTTAGCAAAAGAACTACAAGTACCTGTAATTGCTCTTTCTCAACTTAATCGTTCTTTAGAACAAAGATCAGATAAAAGGCCTTTAAATTCTGATTTAAGAGAATCTGGATCTTTAGAACAAGACGCAGATTTAATAATGTTTATTTATCGCGATGAAGTGTATAATGAAGAAACAGATCTTAAAGGAATTGCTGAAATTATTATCGGTAAACAAAGAAATGGCCCAGTAGGAACAATTAAACTTACTTTTAATGGACATTGGTCACGATTTGATAATTACGCAGAACCAAACTATTAA
- the gshB gene encoding glutathione synthase: protein MNIKIGIIMDPIESINIKKDSTFTMLLEAQRRDYKIYYINIKNLYWEEGEAYGQSKIIKIQNEQHLSWFSYHEKKTIKLSILDVILMRKDPPVDLEFIYATYILEFAEKKGVLVINKPKSLRHYNEKIFTCNFNTIIPETLITKKIKNIYNFISQHNDIIIKPLNEMGGSSVFKISKYDVNTNVILENMTKKETKYCMIQKFIPDIKYGDKRILVINGNPIPLCLARIPQKGQIRGNLAIGGVGKVQKLTDHDLNIIKKLSPILKEKGLFFVGIDIIGKYLTEINITSPTCIQEIQKEYNKSINEIFFDFIESKLNK from the coding sequence ATGAATATAAAAATCGGTATAATAATGGATCCAATAGAATCAATTAATATAAAAAAAGATTCTACTTTTACAATGTTATTAGAAGCACAACGAAGAGATTATAAAATTTATTATATAAACATAAAAAATTTATACTGGGAAGAAGGAGAAGCTTATGGTCAGTCAAAAATTATAAAAATACAAAATGAACAACATTTATCATGGTTTTCTTATCATGAAAAAAAAACAATAAAATTATCTATATTAGATGTTATCTTAATGAGAAAAGATCCTCCAGTAGATCTAGAATTTATATACGCTACATATATTCTTGAATTTGCAGAAAAAAAAGGGGTATTAGTCATTAATAAACCTAAAAGTTTACGTCATTATAATGAAAAAATTTTTACATGTAATTTTAATACAATAATACCTGAAACATTAATTACAAAAAAAATAAAAAATATTTATAATTTTATAAGTCAACATAATGATATAATTATTAAACCATTAAATGAAATGGGTGGTTCATCAGTCTTTAAAATTAGTAAGTATGATGTAAATACTAATGTAATATTAGAAAATATGACAAAAAAAGAAACAAAATATTGTATGATTCAAAAATTTATACCAGATATCAAATATGGAGATAAAAGAATTTTAGTGATTAATGGAAACCCTATTCCTTTATGTTTAGCTAGAATTCCACAAAAAGGACAAATAAGAGGAAATTTAGCAATAGGAGGGGTGGGGAAAGTTCAAAAATTAACTGATCATGATTTAAATATAATTAAAAAATTATCTCCTATTTTAAAAGAAAAAGGATTGTTTTTTGTTGGAATAGATATTATTGGTAAATATTTAACTGAAATTAATATTACTAGCCCTACGTGCATACAAGAAATTCAAAAAGAATATAATAAATCTATCAATGAAATATTTTTTGATTTTATTGAGTCAAAATTAAACAAATAA
- the ruvX gene encoding Holliday junction resolvase RuvX, whose amino-acid sequence MQIIMAFDFGTKKIGIAVGQTITRTASYLKSIPAKQGFPEWKLIHKVIIEWQPSSIIVGLPLNYNGDVQHITKKTKKFAIIMQKKFNIPTFLHDERLTTKSAKSYLFHIGGFKNLKKKKIDGLSAVLILESWFSQ is encoded by the coding sequence ATGCAAATAATAATGGCTTTTGACTTTGGTACAAAAAAAATTGGCATCGCAGTAGGACAAACAATAACAAGAACAGCAAGTTATTTAAAATCAATTCCAGCTAAACAAGGATTTCCTGAATGGAAATTAATTCACAAGGTAATTATTGAATGGCAACCTAGTAGCATTATCGTTGGATTACCTTTAAATTATAACGGAGATGTACAACATATCACTAAAAAAACAAAAAAATTTGCTATAATAATGCAAAAAAAATTTAATATTCCAACTTTTTTACATGATGAAAGACTGACTACTAAATCTGCTAAATCCTATTTGTTTCATATAGGAGGTTTTAAAAATTTAAAAAAAAAAAAAATAGATGGATTATCTGCAGTATTAATTTTAGAAAGTTGGTTTTCACAGTAA
- a CDS encoding YggS family pyridoxal phosphate-dependent enzyme, producing the protein MNNIYFNLNQLQKTIMYYALKYKKKYTDIKVIAISKKRSINEIIQAYSFGQRAFGENYVQEAIKKINNIQLKIEWHFVGKIQSNKVSIIAKNFAWCHSITSKKHAELLNKYRPEILPPLNVLIQININCEKNKNGIYLYKLMNLVNFIYQLKKIKLRGIMIFPNQQKDIQQKIILYKKMYIILMKLKNKYKYTDTLSLGTSYDIEEAIASGSNMLRIGQKIFNKKINNH; encoded by the coding sequence ATGAACAATATCTATTTTAATTTAAATCAATTACAAAAAACAATCATGTATTATGCTTTAAAATATAAAAAAAAATATACAGATATTAAAGTTATTGCAATTAGTAAAAAACGTAGTATAAATGAAATTATTCAAGCGTATTCTTTTGGTCAACGCGCATTTGGAGAAAATTATGTACAAGAAGCAATAAAAAAAATAAATAATATACAGTTAAAAATTGAATGGCATTTTGTTGGAAAAATACAAAGCAATAAAGTATCTATAATTGCAAAAAATTTTGCATGGTGTCATTCGATTACTAGTAAAAAACATGCTGAATTATTAAACAAATATCGACCTGAAATATTACCTCCTTTAAACGTATTAATACAAATTAATATAAATTGTGAAAAGAATAAAAATGGAATTTATCTATATAAATTAATGAATTTAGTAAATTTTATATATCAATTAAAAAAAATTAAATTAAGAGGTATTATGATATTTCCTAATCAACAAAAAGATATACAACAAAAAATAATCCTGTACAAAAAAATGTATATAATACTTATGAAACTAAAAAATAAATACAAATATACTGATACTCTCTCATTAGGAACATCTTATGATATCGAAGAAGCAATTGCATCAGGAAGTAATATGTTACGCATCGGACAAAAAATTTTTAATAAAAAAATTAATAATCATTAA
- the hemW gene encoding radical SAM family heme chaperone HemW, with protein MHSVSLYIHIPWCMKKCPYCDFNSYTEKNKINEKKYIFLLMNDLEQDLNLINNKVIIQNIFIGGGTPSLFHINSIDLLLKEIHKRIEIANNAEITIESNPTSMENKKILQYNKIGINRISLGIQTFNNTLLEKIGRNYTINNIEKILTSINFFKKKINFNIDLMYNLPDQSYKEAMNDIKKAISFNPTHISWYELTIEPKTVFFYKKLNLPNEYISEKIFLSGKKLLEKNNYIQYEVSSYSKIGYECQHNLNYWNFGDYLGIGCGAHGKITQENKKVIRTIKFNNIKDYEQKMFLKKKYIVQKKELALEFFMNQCRIKKNILKEDLYNKTGITPQNIQKKINKCITNNLIIEDSNSWKLTKKGYLFINSILENFL; from the coding sequence ATGCATTCCGTCAGTTTATATATTCATATTCCCTGGTGTATGAAAAAATGTCCTTATTGTGACTTTAATTCTTATACTGAAAAAAATAAAATTAATGAAAAAAAATATATTTTTTTATTAATGAATGACTTAGAACAAGATTTAAATTTAATTAATAATAAAGTAATAATTCAAAATATATTTATTGGAGGAGGAACTCCTAGTTTATTTCATATTAATTCTATCGATTTATTATTGAAAGAAATACATAAAAGAATAGAAATAGCTAATAATGCAGAAATAACCATAGAATCTAATCCTACAAGTATGGAAAATAAAAAAATACTACAATATAATAAAATAGGCATAAACCGTATTTCTTTAGGAATTCAAACTTTTAATAATACACTTTTAGAAAAAATAGGACGTAATTATACTATTAATAATATAGAAAAAATTTTAACATCAATTAATTTTTTTAAAAAAAAAATTAATTTTAATATCGATTTAATGTATAATCTTCCAGATCAATCTTATAAAGAAGCCATGAATGACATAAAAAAAGCTATTTCTTTTAATCCAACACACATTTCTTGGTATGAATTAACTATAGAACCAAAAACTGTTTTTTTTTATAAAAAATTAAATCTTCCTAATGAATATATATCCGAAAAAATATTTTTATCTGGAAAAAAATTATTAGAAAAAAATAATTATATACAATATGAAGTATCATCCTATTCAAAAATAGGATATGAATGTCAACATAACTTAAATTATTGGAATTTTGGAGATTATTTAGGAATAGGATGTGGAGCACATGGAAAGATTACACAAGAAAATAAAAAAGTTATCAGAACAATAAAATTTAATAATATAAAAGATTATGAACAAAAAATGTTTTTAAAAAAAAAATATATTGTACAAAAAAAAGAATTAGCATTAGAATTTTTTATGAATCAATGCAGGATAAAAAAAAATATATTAAAAGAAGATTTATATAATAAAACAGGAATAACACCACAAAATATACAAAAAAAAATAAATAAATGTATTACTAATAATTTAATTATAGAAGATAGTAATAGTTGGAAATTAACTAAAAAAGGTTATTTATTTATAAATTCAATATTAGAAAATTTTTTATGA